The following nucleotide sequence is from Larus michahellis chromosome 10, bLarMic1.1, whole genome shotgun sequence.
AGAAAAGCGTGTGCAGCAGCTCTCTAAATTTTAAGAGCTGGTCACTAGTAAAATCTATCTCAAAGTCTATTTCAAGTAAGCATAAATGCATTACCAGGTCAGTTTGCTTTTGGTCTTTTGATTCAGGCTGCAGGAGTTTCAAAGTATCACCATGTTCTTCTATAGCATCCACAGAAGACTGCTTGGACTCAATATTTTCAACTTTAAAAGCTTGCTTTGATCTTTGCTGTAGTCCATCTTCCTTAATTGGTGGGCTACTGGATGTTATTTTAGAATTCCCTGGAACATTTAAATACTTTGCTTGATTGTTCTCTGGAATATGCTCACTGCCACACTTCTCACTTCCGTACTTCATTTTTTCAGATGGTAAGATATCAATATTCACTTCACTAACTGTAGCTAAGGAGTCTCCCAGGTTGTTCAAATCATTATTGCTTGGTTCTCTTTCCAACTCAACAGCTGGTTTCTCTGAGGGACAAAACTTGGTGGCCTTATATTTGATAATGGCGTCTTCTTCATTCTAGAGTTAAAAGGAAGACCAAAAAATTAATTACCTTTTGGGTATTATGCACATATGAAAGAATCCTCTGAGCACCAAAGGAAAATGTCATGgttccagctgggatggagttaactttcttgctagcagctggtatagtgctatgttttggatttcggatgagaaatagtgttgatagcacactggtggtttttggttgttgctaagcaatcaaggccttttctgctcctcatatcaCCCTGGCAAGAGCAGACTAGGACGGCACAAGacgttgggaggagacacagctgggacagctgaccccaactgatccAAGGGCGATTTCACACCACGTGACGTCATGCTCGCTATATAAAGctaggggaagaaggaagagaggggacattcggagtgatgacatttatcttcccaagtaaccattacgtgtgatggagccctgctttcctggagatggctgaacactcGCGTACCCACAGGAAGCAgagaatgaattccttgtttcacTTTGCTTGCATGTGCGGTTTTCACTCTACCTATTAAACTATCTTCATTCTCAACCCAAgacatttttctcacttttactctttcGATTCTCTCCCACATCACAActgaggggagtgagtgagcagctgtgtggatcTAGCTGCAGGTGGGGTTAAACCAGGACAGAAAATCATTAACATACCAGAGTACATAAACCGCAACATAATTACGATCAACTACAGATAGAGAGCCTCAAAAAAGCTGCAACCCTCATTTTTAAACAGATACAGGCTGCATTTGCAAATGAAATCTTTGAGGCATTGGATTATACACATGCAGCACACCTACTCTTCACCAGGATCGTGAAAGAAAAGTTGTACTCCCTTGGCTCTTCCATAAGGGAGGAGCCAACAAGTACCAACAGTTTGTAAGATGTACTACACCATACACATTCAGTATTTCAGCACTGAAAGCTTAAACCCACAATAACAGActcattacagaaaacaaaaaacatgcaCAAGATTAACCATTACAAAAGATTTGTAATCCACTGCAAAGAATTCCAACAATAAACAATTTTTGGTTATacctataatatttttttttccagtcaaaaccatatatttaaaaatgattACCGCTTAGTTTTTATCTCATAGTTAAGACATTTCAATTAGTTTTACTGATCCACAGCTGTTGATTTACTTCCACTCTTGCCTAAACACAATTCCCTCCTTAATATGAATTTTACACACTGCTAGGAATCAGATCTATGTTCTCACGAATGCTCAAGGCACTTCTTATAAAACTGAgttttttctctagaaaaagcaagtggggtttggtttggttttttaaagaaaaaaaatacacatatctCACAATTTTGTATTTCCTGGCTTGCTCAAAGGAGTGGTTTTGGTGTGTAACATGAGATTCATTCTTTACTGAGACCACAGAACAAGGATCTTTAGGTTTAGAATTCACTGTTTTCTTATGACTTCTGGCTGCtttcctgtaaagaaaataaaagttgctCATTCCATTACCATCAACAAGACCTATTTCTTTAGGttatactaatttaaaaaaatccactccacTAAAAAGCTTACATACAGACAGTATAAGACACTGGGCTTTTTCAATAGACTATGCACAACATACTCATTTTCACCTCTATAAAAGGAGCTTCAAAACAGCATTCAGACTCTGCCAGGAATGCACACTTATTCTGTATAGCACCAAGATCAGTCCTGCCTGGAAGCAGTAAAAAAATTGACTAGAcctaacaaagaaaaataattatatcagTGAATATCAAAAGGAACCTGGTATTACAACTCTCAGCTGATAAAGGGCCTAAAAAAAACATGTGGAAAGATGTGCATTTCTTATCACTTCCTTGAAAATACtggtgcttctttttttcttttttttttgttaacccTCTGAATAAGCCATGCAATCCTAACCATTGCACAGTTTTATtctgcatttgcagaaaaaacTAGTTTCCATTCTAATTCCCACATATTTCGCAAAGAATCTACAGAAACTCTTACGTTCATACACTTTGTAACTGCACATAACAGAACTAATTTTATCCTGCtacaaaaaataggaaaagtcGTAGAACAAAGACCACAGTAACATGAATATTTTGCACAGAATCGTTCAAATGAAAATATCTTACGCCTTTGTGGCTTCCAAAAACACAGAAATTTGGTGCTTGATATACGGCTGTCGTAGTATGCTTTTCACGCTCGGTCTTTCCTCAGGTTTTTTACTGAGCATAGTTCGTATTATTTCTACCAACTGTGGGCTGTAATCCTTTGGCATGGGTGGCAACTATAGAAGACAAGGGAAGTCTGACattatttaacatatttattaATAGGGGCTACTGCTAGATTATTTAGGTAGGACAGTTATATTCAGCTACATACTCTGCGTTGTTCACACACCGAAAGTTACCCAAGTGTTTAACATCAAACAGAATATAGAAATTCTAAGTGTTTTGTCTAAGAACTGTTCATAACTCTTTATTAATATTAAAGTCCTGTGAACAGACAAAAATTGATATAAAATAAAGCCATGTTAGCTTCATTATATGCCAAAGCAAGACAGATACTTAAATAAGTTAGTGTTACCTAATAGGAAAATGGCATCACACCGATAGTGATTTAATTCTTTGCGCAATGTTTAAGCCAGAAGCAAATTAAGAAAGTAAGTCTTCTCAGAACTTTGAATTAATCAATATACTAGTTTCATAAAAGGATAACAAGAAACTCTAGCAATATCTACACGTTATTAACTCCCTGGGTCAGATATTACATCATATACTGCCACGGAAAGCCAGACTTTCAACGTGTATGATGAGGCATGTAacatgcaaagtatttttaactCCATGCAATATTTCTGATTGGAAAAGCTAATCTCAAATTCTAGACAGAAAATCCAAGCACAGATAAAAAAATTTTAGAAGTTTTTACCTTTCCTTCAATAATTCGATAAACCAGAGAGTTCATGTCTTTAGCATTAAAAGCATGTTTCAGTGTAGCCATTTCATAAACACAGCAGCCTAATGCCCAAACATCagactgaaaaaagggaaaaaaaaaagttttgggaaATTTTTATTAACTGTAGAAATTTTATCACCTGTCACTTAGTCACCTGCTTTCAGAGGCCTTTAATGACAGTAAATTAATTAAGACCAAACTCTATTGCCAACTTTTGGCTTCGGTCTCACTCTTTTGATTTTGATCAACTGAATTATTTCCTTCCAAATATCaccagatttttctgaaaagaagtgTAAAAATTTGCTGTTCATAGGGGCTTTCGCTTGTGTTCTTTTTAAGTACAACATTGGTTCTAACTGGCAAATGAAaatcttttgatttttcattGGAGGAACAGTTTCCCCTCAGCTCTTGCTCATTGCAGATACTCGCGTTTATGGTACGTGTGGTTTGCAGCAAGAGCTGAACAGGTATACAGAGcgtgtttggtttattttgttttatttcaaattcacaGCAACACTCTGCTTATTTCTCTacttaaagttttgttttgttttttttttttaatgctgctgtcaTGTCTAATACAGACTTTTGAGTATAAAGCTTCCGGTCTGTTAGATAATAAATTTAGAAGATGCAGCTATCTAACAGACTGATATTTTTGTTTACATTGGCATGCTGTGCTAGGTACAGGCAGCCCGCCGACCACCTTGGCTGTGATACCTTATCACACGCTCTGATTTCCCACCTCCTGCAGCAAACACAGTTCCAGAAACAAAGGTCCCCGCAAATCTCTCCCCTATTTTTTTGTTCAGTCTTTGGGGACATCAAAGAGAGTCGGAagcaataagaaattaaaaacaatagaTAAGATTGTAAAGTTCTCAGACAAACAAAGTAAGTTATCTAATGAAGTAGAAACATTTCCATTAACATACTCTACCTTGTAGTTGTAGGGTTTGTTAGAAAAGAGTTCAGGGCTCATGTAGTATGGTGTGCCTATGAGAGTGCTGGCCATGTCATACTGGTTTTCCAACACTCTGGCTATTCCCAGGTCACCCACTTTGATTATATTTGTTCGtgtcagaaaaacattttgagtttTAAGATCTCTGTGCAGAATGTGCTTTTCATGTAAatactggggggggaaaaaaacaaaccatataGAGTTAAGTAACTCCTAATTCTACGCTGAAAAGTAAAAAATCACATTACACAAGTCAAAGAGGGAAtattacaaacacagaaaagacaCATATATCACTACCTAAGTTGGGAGTGCCCCTGCTGAAGGCAGTACTAGTGAATTAACATTGAGAATGACCGATATAGACACGAACCCAAAACTGGGCACTGCTTTAGCAAAATCTCCCTGTGTGGCTCTAATAAGCcagcagaaaagaggaaatgaaaatataaagttAAGACTCAGACTTTAACTCACTTTCTGCTGCCTCCATTTCTTGACAATCATTTCTTAGTCTTAAACAtaaaatttcagtggaaaatacaACGTGGGCTTTGTGTAAACAGGGAATAAAATTAGTCTTATAATAAACAAGAACAGGGCAGTACTGTAGACTTGGGTATGTCTGATCACAATTGGCAACTTTAGGATAGAATTTTCTGTCCAACTTCTTAGTGTTAACATTTACATCTGTACTATAACAATTGTCTTTAAAGTTTGATACCCTCCAATTACTAAATTTCCACAGTGAGATAAGATTTAATAGGAATTATGAATTAGTAGTCTAAATTTACCATTAAAAAACACCAGCAAAACCACAGAAcacaaaatgcttctgaaataatctgctcttttttttttttttaaaaaaaaagcaaaaaatgtacattttgcaAATTTAATCTAAACTTTCAAACCACAGAAGCATTTCAGACTAGAATTGCAAACATTCTGGAGTTACCACTGCCTACTGTGATACAGAGGTGTAGACATAAAATATGATAGCCATTTCTTACCTAGAATAGTTAATTTGACTACAATGACCTGTGAACATTCTTAATGTACTAATAACCGTTCTATTTAGATGTTAACTGGAATCCAAAGTCTGCAGCCTAACTGTggaatttttaaatgcagaaagagCCAAATGAAATTTATATCTGAAGGCAACAAACTTATACTTTATTTTACCTGCAGTGCCATGGCAATCTGGACAAACCACTCCACCACCTGATTCTCAGGCAAAAGTTTGCCCTTCTGCTCCTTAAGTTTGTGATACAGATCTCCTCCCTCGCAGAAGCCCATAACAATATATAACAGGCCATCTTCCCCCTGCCAGGACTCTCTGTAGGTGACTATGTTCGGGTGTTTCAACTGGGATAACAACTGTGCCTCCTGTTCTGCCGCTCTCCTCTCTCGGTTGGAAGCATTTTTAAGGTTTAACTTTTTGATGACGTACTGTAAAAGAAATCGCAAGGTGTATCATGAGACATGAAAGTAATCATACAGAAGCCCGAGGGAATTCCCCAAACCTAAaggaaatacagtatttgaaaTCACGCATTATTTTGTATGGAGACTGCGGTTTGTCTAGCAGCTATACATCATTTCTACCATTATGCCATAAAAATGGAATAGGTGTGGTTATTCTAGTCATCTACCTGAATGGTAAGATTTACTCTTCCTGATGTAAATTCTGTTGTAATCACTTTTAAGGCATCAGCTTTCCACAGAGCAATCATGCCATGGTATACACCTGACCCCTCTCTTACCTGAAAGCTTTTAAAttgaaacatcttaaaaaaattttACTTACTCAATTTCAGTGTCCTTGGCAACTATTTAGGGTGTCTACTTCCCAGGCTGGCCCTATTAATTTAGTCCAGCACATTTAATTAGTGTTGAGGAATACTGCTCCCCATATACCAAGGGAACCAATTATGCAGAAATCAACAGTACCTCGTGATTTTGTGTTTCAGAAGTCTGCTGGATATTAGACAAGCTCCTCAATTCTTACAACCTGTGACGCATGACAGCTCCCAAGAGGAATATTACAAAACTAATTGTGTACAGGATCATctaagtttaaaacaaaatagaaattctGTAACTACTATGTTCTACGTGACAAGCCAACTGCAAACGTATCTTCGGGCGTGGAAACCAAAAGCTTTTAGCTTTATATCGGCACCTCTCTTTAGACAATATactacaaaaatgcaaaaagcacacATATGGTCTAACTTTAAACCTGGCATTGGTTATATTTGGTTTAATGAGCATGTTATCCTGACAAGATTCTCAGAAGTCTATTGCGATGCTTTTCTGCCTTATTTGATAACAACTTGTGTACAAACTGGATTTGATGTTTTTTGGTTTAGGCATTTGGAGTCACTTGACTttctccacaaaaaaaccccagcattcaGTTCACAGTAAATACgcttaaataaaatgtaagttCTTTCGCAGAACATGTAGCACTAtgccaaagccaaaaaaaaaataatcccaatcATCCTGCTACAGAAGAAAGTTTATAAAAGTTGACAAAAGATAAGACACAGTAAAATGCATCaaatatttaagataaaataacaacaacaagaaaGCAAGGCTCTTGCCAATGTTAATGATCAGCCTCACGACGAAGAGGTGAAATCCCAGGACGTGTATACGGTTGAAAGTCACCTCAATGCACTGTTTACTTTCAGGACCACGAGGTTAGCAGCTCTTTGGGGGACATTGGACTATGCACCGTGGTGACTGGCCTGGAGGGAACAAGTGCTGCCATCTCTGCTATCCAGTCCATAGGTTGTAGGGATTCACCTTTGGATTCCAGCCTCTTCCCTGCCTTCATCCGGAAAGGACGCACCTCCTGATTACTGCTGGACACAAACACTCCTCCCATCATGTCCGGTCAAATCCTGGGAATAAGGCTCACAACCAAGGTTCCTGCTGCACTGCTCTGTGGATGCTCTCCATCCCCATTCCTTTATCCTCTTGCATTTTCTATCAAACACTTTTGCTTTGGCCAGGCAAGGCAGATTATTTCAAATTCCCAATCACAAGGCAAACGCCTTGCACTTCAACTCTGACATAACCAAAGCTTTGCCAGGTTCTGCCGCAGTTGATACAGCAACCACAAAGCCCATCCTCCTCCCATAGAGCTGATGCCAGTGAAAGCCAACACCAGAAGCTGTTTTTTCCACCCTTGCTATCATTTTTATCTCCACCACACGTGCATGTCTTAAAGAGACTATACTAACAATAACAGGCCAAGAGGAACCTTTTCTACTTCCCGCTAAAAAGAGCGGGCTGTATTTTCCTGTCACCCAAAGGACTACCAAAGCTAGgttttccttcccaaaacaaggcattatacattttaaaaaaaaaaagacaagaaacatttttacttaaatgaaaaaaaaaaagtgagaattttggttttatttgtggtttttttgagattaaaaagggaaaaaagccacacCTTTATTAAAAGTCTTCACAGTCAAGGGAGGAAAGCAGGAACACCTCGACGGGCAAGCCCAGCTCACATGGCTGCAGCCACACCTCAACACCGTGTCACGGCCACAGCCACACCCCGGCACCAGGCCACAGCCCTGCTGGTGCCCGGGGCTGTCGCCAGGGCCACGTGCCAAGGCCGGGCCACAGGCCGCaccccccagccagcccacggCCCCAGCGGCACCCCCAGACCAGGCCACGGCCGTTCCCCTCGCTACCTGCTTGCTGTCCTGCCGGTGCCGCACCAGGCTCACCTCCCCGtagcttcccttccccacggctcGGAGGAAGCAGTAGGCGGCCAGGGGCATCCTCCCGCAGCCCAGGCCCGTTTAGTGCCCGGCGGCCGGGGCCCGCCCGCCCGGCAGCGCGGCCGCCGCTGCCATAGAGATCGCAGCGGCGCCCTACTGCCATAGAGAGGACGCCGCAGCGGCGCGCAGGGCGGACCGCCGCACGTCTCTATGGTGCCGGCCATTCGCGGCCCTGCGGCGGCCATTTTGGAAGCGGGTGAGGCGGCCATGTTAAGAGTGGGCAGGGAGCCTGAGGAAGGTGTGAGGCAGGCAGTAACCAGTCGTGGTGAGGGGGTTTCCCTCTTGTTAAACAAAGCCGCCTCCTCAAGAACAGTGTCTTACGAGGTCCTGGGCGTGCTGCTCCGtgtgctgagccctggggaagggTGGCGACAGCGACGTGGTGACAGCCCTGCGGAGAGCACCATAACGAGCCCCACCACCCTGCCACGCGCCCTGGGGCGTGAGGTGGCTGGGGAGGCCTAGGCAGagcacagctgctctgcagagccatcctGTCACCTTTGAACGGGGCACAGAATTGGTTTAAAAAGCTCCGGGCTGGTTTAAAATTTGCTCCTGGACCTGTCCTCCTGCGTCCCTCACACAGCTGCCCACCTCAGACTGCAGAAAATACGTAaacttgaatattttattatcaCTCAGCTTTTAACTCCCAGCCCTCAAAGTTTGTGTTTCatgaaaacagttaaaaagatCAAGAGAGAATTAATGCTGTCAAGATAACAAGAAAATGAGCCTTGCAGCAGCAGGCTGAATGGGTATCGATTGTGCAAGATGCAAGACCCGGGGAGCTTGGACCAGGGTTTCAGCCGTGAAGATGAATAGGGAAGTATGTAATATGAAGTTTCTGGACTAGTCAGGACACATGTCAAATAACGATACCTAAATCGGGTACCTGAGTGATATGCAGGATTACGGGAGGTAGTTTTTGAAGAGGAGCATAAATGGATTTAAGAGACTGCAAGCTCCACTACAGCTGCAATAAATTTGAGCCAGGGACAGCCTTTAAGAAGGTATCAGAAAGATGATGGTTTTCGTTTGGAAAAGAGGCGCGTCTGGAGCAGAGATCAATCTCAGTTGCTTGTGCAGTAATGGCTGTTGAATTTCACTTTGGAGATGCTACATAGAAGAGACATTCTGAAATAGTCTGTAAATTCAGTAACAGTATTTTGTAACAGTATTCTGCAGATTATGAAAAttcaaaattcagtatttgaTTTTTTCCCAAATGCCTAATGACTAATCCCACTTTTCACACTGGGTTATTTATTAACACTCAGTAAACAAAGAATTATATATTTACGTGTATCGTTCAGATTGGAACCttacttttttccaaaatggaaaaccatctattgctttgtattttattattgattCCTGCCTTTGCCTCATCAGACTTTTTGGTAACACATGTCAGGAACATCAAGGTAAGTAATCAGCCATGTATGGGGCTCCCATTCTTCATAGATTAACTTCCTGCCATTTATCAACATTTATCAGAGAGTTCATAcagtgctgccaccaggagcttTGTGTTCTCTGTTGCCAGTGAACACAAGGTCAGACCTGGGACTCAAACTAGTTTACCTCTAATCAGCCTCAGGTTTGGATCAGCTCTGAAGAAGCTCTCCTGTCTCTCTTTTTAAAGGCATccctttcctctgttttccctgtCATCACCACATAATGGTAAAATGTTTTAGTGGTCATATATTTAAGTGCGTAAAACCATCAGTGCTGCCAGGGAACTGACTTTAGCACCTGTAAAGCAATGCAAAATATCAGTGAAAAGATGCCTCCAAGTAGCaaaaaatagaaatgtaacaTGGCATCCAGATAAATATGTCCACTATCCAAGTGACATGGTAGGATTTTTGTCAAAAGATTTGCATGGTAGCGTAACATGAAGTATATCTCTGTCCCTCAAAGAGGCCATTCTGGTTTTGACTGGATCTCTAAGTAAGGCAGTGCTTACTGTCGTTCTGCTAATTTTCTTCAGTTAAGTTGCTGGCCACTACTCCTAacctcagaaaattattttgccttcTGTCAGTAGTTACATAGCATGACAAGCTACAGAGGGCAAATCTCTTTCGGGAGCCTTGTAGATTAGTGGGT
It contains:
- the NEK4 gene encoding serine/threonine-protein kinase Nek4 isoform X1; amino-acid sequence: MPLAAYCFLRAVGKGSYGEVSLVRHRQDSKQYVIKKLNLKNASNRERRAAEQEAQLLSQLKHPNIVTYRESWQGEDGLLYIVMGFCEGGDLYHKLKEQKGKLLPENQVVEWFVQIAMALQYLHEKHILHRDLKTQNVFLTRTNIIKVGDLGIARVLENQYDMASTLIGTPYYMSPELFSNKPYNYKSDVWALGCCVYEMATLKHAFNAKDMNSLVYRIIEGKLPPMPKDYSPQLVEIIRTMLSKKPEERPSVKSILRQPYIKHQISVFLEATKAKAARSHKKTVNSKPKDPCSVVSVKNESHVTHQNHSFEQARKYKINEEDAIIKYKATKFCPSEKPAVELEREPSNNDLNNLGDSLATVSEVNIDILPSEKMKYGSEKCGSEHIPENNQAKYLNVPGNSKITSSSPPIKEDGLQQRSKQAFKVENIESKQSSVDAIEEHGDTLKLLQPESKDQKQTDLSLDSTEKLLAPFVPVVVQDEVCLGASGDAQEKITSHLQPHSSVSEPSLSRQRRQKKREIAEACSEKFRAAAPRPLPFPSDVNAKTTQRCAEHHAAEVSESVNSTKTSQAVISKERPLSARERRRLKQSQEEMFPSVIPARRTSNSAVVEAKSHMENHVKVAQSSSDPSISQRKGVTHCPSDDELSSSTSSTDKSDGDSKEKKSSMNEMNDLVQLMTRTLKMDSKENSEYCVTSTPAPEFKLHRRYRDTLILHGKSPDESEELKFEEITSDMLSVPEKIRRMVEILRSDVVQGLGVKLLEKAYSIMEEDDEVKRELQLREHMGEKYTSYSAKVRHLKFLEENVKF
- the NEK4 gene encoding serine/threonine-protein kinase Nek4 isoform X2, whose translation is MPLAAYCFLRAVGKGSYGEYVIKKLNLKNASNRERRAAEQEAQLLSQLKHPNIVTYRESWQGEDGLLYIVMGFCEGGDLYHKLKEQKGKLLPENQVVEWFVQIAMALQYLHEKHILHRDLKTQNVFLTRTNIIKVGDLGIARVLENQYDMASTLIGTPYYMSPELFSNKPYNYKSDVWALGCCVYEMATLKHAFNAKDMNSLVYRIIEGKLPPMPKDYSPQLVEIIRTMLSKKPEERPSVKSILRQPYIKHQISVFLEATKAKAARSHKKTVNSKPKDPCSVVSVKNESHVTHQNHSFEQARKYKINEEDAIIKYKATKFCPSEKPAVELEREPSNNDLNNLGDSLATVSEVNIDILPSEKMKYGSEKCGSEHIPENNQAKYLNVPGNSKITSSSPPIKEDGLQQRSKQAFKVENIESKQSSVDAIEEHGDTLKLLQPESKDQKQTDLSLDSTEKLLAPFVPVVVQDEVCLGASGDAQEKITSHLQPHSSVSEPSLSRQRRQKKREIAEACSEKFRAAAPRPLPFPSDVNAKTTQRCAEHHAAEVSESVNSTKTSQAVISKERPLSARERRRLKQSQEEMFPSVIPARRTSNSAVVEAKSHMENHVKVAQSSSDPSISQRKGVTHCPSDDELSSSTSSTDKSDGDSKEKKSSMNEMNDLVQLMTRTLKMDSKENSEYCVTSTPAPEFKLHRRYRDTLILHGKSPDESEELKFEEITSDMLSVPEKIRRMVEILRSDVVQGLGVKLLEKAYSIMEEDDEVKRELQLREHMGEKYTSYSAKVRHLKFLEENVKF